One segment of Ziziphus jujuba cultivar Dongzao chromosome 12, ASM3175591v1 DNA contains the following:
- the LOC125418775 gene encoding aldehyde oxidase GLOX: MASFIKNPFRPPSFFFYLIGLSCLFEVSTSVFNGSAKTTPSLDTISGGHWFLLHSSVGVSAMHMQLLKSNKVVIFDRTDVGPSNLSLPHDKCIRSPRGTDCTAHSLLYDIVSNTFRPLTVHTDTWCSSGSVNPDGVLVQTGGYGEGIRKVRTFPPSDDNRSDWTELSTKLWERRWYATNQVLPDGRTIIVGGRLAFSYEFFPKKSANDGSFSKLYYLSFLKETRDPYEENNLYPFLHLLPDGNLFIFANKRSILFDYNRNSVVREFPIIPGDFKRNYPSTGSSVLLPLRLDWRRNGTVLPEAQVMICGGSPPGAFNMSNRARIFVSASNTCGRIRVTDPKPKWVMEEMPMPRVMSEMVLLPTGDVIIINGATKGTAGWEDAVNPVFNPVLYLTYEPDPERRFMVLNPSRIPRMYHSTAVLLPDGRILVGGSNPHKLYNFTAYPYPTELSLEAFHPYYLDPQFVPLRPSIISVGSRQRIVFYGQRFSVVFVLALHRPNLGISVVLMTPSFSTHSLGMNQRMLVMEVVSLAQLSTFAYKITVGGPPTGTVAPPGYYMLFVVHAGVPSPAVWVKVQ, translated from the coding sequence ATGGCGTCGTTCATCAAGAACCCTTTTCGACCACCCTCATTTTTCTTCTACCTCATCGGTCTTTCCTGTCTGTTCGAGGTTTCCACGTCGGTCTTTAACGGTTCGGCCAAAACGACGCCATCATTGGATACAATCTCAGGTGGTCACTGGTTTCTTCTCCATTCAAGCGTCGGAGTCTCAGCCATGCACATGCAgcttctcaaaagcaacaaggTCGTCATCTTCGACAGAACCGACGTGGGTCCCTCCAATCTCTCACTCCCGCACGACAAATGCATTCGCTCTCCGAGAGGCACGGACTGCACGGCACACTCTCTTCTCTACGACATCGTTTCGAACACCTTCCGTCCGCTTACTGTACACACCGACACGTGGTGTTCGTCGGGCTCCGTAAACCCCGATGGGGTTCTAGTCCAGACGGGCGGTTACGGCGAAGGCATTCGGAAGGTCCGTACGTTCCCGCCGAGCGATGACAACCGCTCGGATTGGACGGAGCTGAGCACGAAACTCTGGGAACGGCGGTGGTACGCCACGAACCAAGTGTTGCCGGACGGCAGGACAATCATTGTCGGAGGGAGGCTGGCTTTTTCCTACGAGTTCTTCCCCAAGAAATCGGCGAACGACGGGTCGTTTTCGAAACTGTATTATTTGAGCTTTCTGAAGGAGACCAGGGATCCGTACGAGGAGAACAATCTTTATCCGTTCTTGCATCTTTTGCCCGACGGAAACCTCTTCATCTTCGCGAACAAGCGGTCAATCTTGTTTGACTACAATCGTAATTCCGTTGTCAGAGAGTTTCCGATCATTCCAGGAGATTTTAAAAGGAACTATCCCAGCACTGGTTCTTCGGTGCTTCTTCCTCTCAGATTGGATTGGAGGAGAAACGGCACCGTTCTGCCCGAGGCCCAGGTTATGATCTGCGGTGGTTCACCGCCCGGTGCTTTTAACATGTCCAACAGAGCGAGAATCTTCGTCTCCGCGTCGAATACCTGCGGAAGGATCCGAGTGACCGACCCGAAACCAAAATGGGTCATGGAGGAAATGCCCATGCCCCGGGTCATGTCCGAAATGGTGCTTTTACCCACCGGCGACGTAATCATCATCAACGGCGCCACCAAAGGCACGGCGGGTTGGGAAGATGCGGTTAACCCGGTTTTTAATCCGGTTCTCTATCTCACTTACGAACCCGACCCGGAGCGGAGATTCATGGTCCTCAACCCGTCAAGAATCCCCAGAATGTACCACTCCACTGCGGTGTTATTGCCAGATGGCAGAATATTAGTGGGTGGAAGTAATCCGCATAAGTTGTATAACTTCACAGCGTATCCTTACCCAACTGAGTTAAGCTTGGAGGCCTTCCATCCATATTACTTGGACCCACAGTTTGTTCCGCTACGGCCCTCGATCATCTCCGTCGGATCAAGACAGAGGATCGTATTCTACGGTCAAAGGTTTTCGGTGGTGTTCGTGCTTGCTTTGCACCGTCCAAACCTTGGGATCTCAGTCGTGCTCATGACGCCGTCGTTTTCGACACACTCTTTGGGTATGAACCAGCGGATGTTGGTTATGGAAGTGGTCAGCTTGGCACAACTGTCCACGTTTGCTTACAAGATCACGGTTGGTGGGCCACCCACGGGTACAGTAGCCCCACCTGGTTATTATATGCTGTTTGTTGTCCACGCTGGAGTTCCAAGCCCAGCTGTTTGGgtaaaagtgcaatga